One Candidatus Woesearchaeota archaeon genomic window, TGCCAGAAAAATAGAGGATTTAAAACAAAATATTTCTGATATATATAAAGAGAAAGGGAAAAAAGGCCTTCAGGACATACCAAAGATAGGAAAAAGCCTTGCAGACCATATAGCAGAGTATATCGAGAATGGCTCTGTCAGGAAATGGGAGAAACTGGAAAAGGAAAGCCCCAAAGGAGCGCACGAGCTTTCTAAGATAGAAAATCTTGGGCCTAAGAAAGTTAAGAAGCTCATGGAAATCGGTGTGCATGGCATCGAGGACTTAAAGAAAGCTATCAAAAATAAGAAGATACGAAACATAGAGGGCTTTGGCAAAAGAACAGAAAAGGAGCTGCTTACCGGAATAAAGCAGTACGAAAAGGGAACGGAAAGGATGCTTTTGGACAAAGCTATGCGCATAGCAGAGCGGATTATCAACAATATCAAAAAGAATTCTGATATAAAAACAATCGATTACGCAGGCTCTTTAAGAAGGATGAAAGAAACTGTAGGGGATATTGACTTGTTATGCATAACAAAGAATGCAAAAAAAGCAATGGACACATTTGTTAGTATGGATGATGTTGGCAGAGTGATCTCACATGGAAAAACAAAGAGCACAGTCCAGCTTAAAGAAGGGATAAATGTTGACTTAAGGGCATTATCAAGAGCAAGCTACGGCTCTGCTATGCTCTATTTTACAGGCTCTAAAGACCATAATATAGAATTAAGAAAGATAGCGCTTAACAAAGGCTATAAGCTGTCTGAGTACGGGCTTTACAGGAAGAAATCTAACAGGAAATCAGCAGGAAAAACCGAGAATGAAGTATATACTAAGTTAGGATTGAGCTTTATACCACCCGAGCTGAGGGAGAACAATAATGAGATAGAGATTGCTGAGAAGGGAGGCATTCCAAGGCTTGTTGAAGCACGGGATATAAAAGCAGACTTGCAGATGCATACTAAGTACAGCGACGGGGATGCTTCAGTAAAGGAGATGGCGGAAAAGGCAAAGAAGCTGGGATATAAGTATATTGCCATAACTGACCATTCCAAGTCGCAAAGGATAGCGCACGGCATGAATAAGAGGCAAATAAAAAGGCAGTGGAAAGAAATAGATAAGCTGGGCATATCGGGGATGGAAGTGCTGAAGGGCGCGGAGGTTGATATACTGGCCAGCGGCAAACTGGATTATCCTGCGCCGCTGCTAAGAGAGCTCGACATTGTGCTGGCTGCAGTCCATTCAAGATTCAAGTCACCTGAAAAAGAGATGACCAAACGAATTACGAAAGCCTTGGAGAACAAATACGTAGATATATTCGCGCATCCGACAGGAAGGATAATCCACAAGCGGCCAGGATATAAGGTAAATTTAGACAAGCTCTTTAAGGCTGCTGAAGAAAACAATAATATCCTTGAGATAAATGCAGATCCTGCAAGGCTTGACCTGAGCGGCGAGATGCTACTTAAGGCTAAAGGCTACAATATAAAGTTTAGCATAGGAACAGATTCGCATTCCATTCAAGGATTGGAGAACATGAAATACGGAGTTGCCCAGGCAAGGAGAGGATGGCTGCGCAGGAAAAATGTTGTAAATACGAAAACATACCAGCAGCTTAGGAAATTAATCAAATGAAAACTTATTTATATCATTACCTTATTATATAGTATAAGGAGTAAAACTTCTTTATTGATTTAATATTTTTATTAAGCATTCTGGGGGACGGCAGGAAAAATGCAAAATAGCGATAATTGCGAATTGGGACGGGGCATTGAAGCCAATAAAGGGACAGAGGAATAAAATGCCCCACCTATTCAAGAAAACAGTCGCGCCGAAAGGGAAGCTGGATTTTGCCGGTTTGAAGAATGCATGCCAGAAAATAAAGAACAGGAGTTCTAAGATAGATTTCCAGACAAATAATTTCCTGAAAGTGGTGTTTGTGAAGAGCTATGACAAAAAAGAGCTTGAGAAAGCCGTGAAGAAATTGAGGTCTTACCAAAATGGAAAAAAGTAAAATCAGGCAGCAAATGAATGATATCGAGAAGAGGATGCGCATCATAGAGTGGGACAGGGAGAGAAGCGGAGTCACAAATAAGGATTACATACTGGAGAGGCTGCAGGAAGAGCATGCCAAACTTGCCAATGAGTTTAAAGAATCTTCTTAATAGCGGCTATATTTCTTAGGCTGTTAAATGCAAAATTATTTATAGATTAGAATACAGATTGAATAATTGGGGGTGCATGATGGATACATTGGAGTTAGGGGGCAATATCCAGCTTACCGGCTTTTCGGCAATGGACAGCGCCAAGATGATTGTGCTAAAGAAGATGATAGGCAACTATGCGAGAAAATTCAGCGATAGGGCCGGCTTTGAGCAGCTCTCACTGACTATGAAAACAATCCACGAGACAGAGTCCGGCAGAATCTATGAGCTGCACGGCAAGCTTATGGACAAGGGAAAGCCGACAGCACGGGAGGCCCCTGACAGGAACATATTCGTGGCAGTTGATTCTGTCCTAAAGAAAATAGAAGAGAGCATATCTTAATATTTGGGCTTTTTTAATTCAGCCTTCATGCTTAGCAGCTGGGCTATCCTTACTGCAGCGAGCTCTTCCCTGAGTTTCCTCATCTCTGCGCGCATCTCATGGATAATCTCGTAATTATGGTCTATGTTATCTGCATTTTCATTAACCAGCATGGGTATATGGCTGTATTCCTGCATTTTGCTGTTAAGGCTTTTGACCCATGCATCCATTTCTGACTTGAAGCTTTCTAATTTCATTTTACAATACTAGTATAGCTTTTTGTATATTATTAATATATAAAGGTTTTGGTTTTTGGATGCGCTTGCTAAAAAAAATATATTTTCCAAAAGAGAATTTTATTTAAATCAATATAATTATTATGGATTAATTTTGTTTTTCTCTATTTTTCAGTAAATTTTATAACTTCAGAAATTCTATAAAGAATGAATTATATAAAAAAATGAAAAAACCCATCATAGTAAACGACCTGATGCAAAAGAATTATAGATACTTTCTTACAGAGCCCCCGGGAAAAAACTTCGATAAAGAATTCAGGCCGGAGCTTACGCCGAAGCAGATGCTGAAGCTGGGAGTTTTCGGCGGCAAATACATGACTGACTGCAAGGGCGAGTTTCCAAGGGACTGGTATAAAAATGCGAAGCTCTGCCATGAATTCCACGATCCAGAGCTTAATTTCTTCAGCATCAATGCTTCCAAGCCGCTGTCGTACTGGAGAGCGAAGGGCTGGATATATGAAGAAGACCCGCGAGGCTGGTTCCAGTGGTATTGCAGGTATTACATGGGAAGGAGATGCAGTGATGATGAAAGGCAGATAAAGAGGTGGAAAGCGATGAAAAGGCATATTTCTCAGTTAAGAAAGAACTGCAGGAAAGGGGATTTTAGCTGCAGAAGAAAGCAAAGGCAGGCATTGCTGCACTGGGCTTATGATTCCAGGAAGATTTGAGATGCCTGCAGTATCATTTTAAGGACTGCCTGCACATGGGCATGCTGTTTTCATAAATTCTTTATAAAATTTAATTAAGCTGCAAACTATATAGAATTACATATTCTTATGGTTTTTATATAGCATTGTTTTATAACCTGCTGAGGCATATCTATTGCAAAAGGGGCGAGAGCATGGAAAGCATATATGAAAGCAATTACCTGGATGACCTGCAGGAAAACGACCAGATAGGCCTGAGAGAGTACGCATTTATGCAGGGCTATGAGGGAGCAGTATGAGAGAGGAAGATTTCGATTTTTATTATTATGATTACAGTGACACACTGGATTTAAAATAGCTATTTTTTATCTATTGCATCACAATACTCATAGATCCTTTCCTGGATAGAGTTTACAAGGTATTTCATTATTTTTTCCTCGAAAAGCTCTTTTAGACTATAGAATTCAGTTATCCTATACTTGTTTTTTATTTTTTCAACCAGGAATATATCCCTAAGCCTTCGCAACTGCCTCCTGATGTTCGAGGAAGCTGTTCCCGATGCTGATAGATTATGTTTTTTTCTTGAGCTGACCAGCTTCTTTTCGATTTCTCCTGCAGAGACCAAATTCTTATTTTTTGATTCCCTGATCAGGATATCCAGAATGTCAACAACAATATCTCTTGAGTCTCCGGGCTGAAGGATTCCGAGTGAAAGGCATAATTTCCTAACCAAGGCCCTTTCAGAAAGGGAGCCCGGCTTTTCGTATCTTCTGAGGGTTATTTCAGATAATGATGTGTCTTTGCTGATTGTTGGCATATAGAATCACTTTATTGATATATATAAAAAAGTTTTGACATTATCTATTTATCACTTCAAAATATTTCTTACCCAATTGTGTTATGCAGTAATTATCTTTGTCATAAAATCTAGGGTCAATGTTTCTCGGGATAATCCTTCCCATATTGTCAAAATCAAGGACATTCTCAATTGGCCTGACTTCTGCTCTTATATCGTCACCATATCTTTGGAGAACCGCGACTTGCCCTGTTGTCCCTTTAATAACTGTCCTTGCGGCAATTTTTCCAAGATACATTGAAGTCTGCCTGTCCAGGCATGTGGGACTTCCGCTTCTGTACATCAGGGTGCGGTCTTCTGCATCCACCCTACTAATCTTAAGGTCCTCTTTTACCCTTGCTGAGAGGGTTTTTGCTACTCCTCCTAATTTTTTATGCCCGTGTTCATCTATATCTTTTGCATCCTCTCTTATCGGGCTACTCCTTCCTTTGTACCTTACACCTTCTGCAACGACTACTACAGCATTTTCTTCTTTTGCGTACCTATCTTCAAGTTCTGCTAGAAAGTGTTCATAGTCAATTGGTGCTTCTGGGACAAGTATCATGTCTGGATTGCCTCTATAGGAGCTAAGCGCAAGCCATCCAGGAGTTCTTCCCATTGCTTCCATAAATATGATTCTATCATGGGAATATGCTGTAGTTCTCAGGCTTTGAGCCTTGTTTATTGCATATCTTGCTGCAGATGGAAAGCCTGGATTAAAATAATTGATAATATCTTCTACGCTACCATCTGCAGAAGCATTTTTCCCAACATCATTATCTATTGTTTTTGTAACAAAACAGACCGGTATTTTTAGGTAATTCAATAATTTTTTACCAACTGTCAGGCTGTCATCTCCTCCAACTGCAATTAAAGCATCAACAGTGTGCTCTATGTTATAGGCTGCAACTTTTAGTATGTTATCATCGGGATTTGTTCTGGAGCTTTTTAGAATTGTTCCGCCGACTGCAGGATTTATTTCGTGCTTAGAAATATCTTTTGTGCTGATAGGAGAAAGAACGCCCTTCCAGCCCCGCATAAACCCAACCAAATGGTTGTTATATAATTCAGCTGTTTCAGCAGCTCCATGTATTATTGCGTTGAGGCTTTGCGTGTCACCTCCTGATGTTAGTATTCCTATTTTCATCGTGCTACCTCATCAATTTTAAGCCTATCATGATTTCGCATATATGATACCAACTGATCAGATGATGACCATATGGCCAGATGAATGGTTGGTTCGTCTATTGACATATCCATTGACGTTACTTTTCTGTCAAAGCTTACGAAGTAGCTTTTCTTAAGGTCTTTTAGAACTGCCTCGTAGCTTCTTAGAACAGATGGATTTTTGATTATATCAGGCCATGTGTCTCCTCCTTCATATCCTTCTGATTCGCCTGCTATCATATCTGCAGGCAGATGCAGTTCGCCTATGTTTCCAGACTGCATTAGGCCATATAGGATTTGAGCTGCCTTATCTGTTGCTTTCTTGTGGCACGCTCCTGCATATCCTCCAAGCATAATCAGCCTGCTGCCCTGTAAGTTTTCTATGTCGTAATTTCCAGGACTTGTTTCGTTGTCTACTATATGGTACCTTATCTGGTCGATTTCAAAATTAAAGTACCTGTTGCCCGAACTGCCCCATCCTATACTGAAGTGGTCTGCTAAGTATGATTGATTATGCGCTGCATGCTCATAGACATTTTTTGCGAGTCTTTGCTCTAGGATTTTTGCTACGCTACAGCCATTGGTCTCATAAAATTCATTTACATGTACAATTACAAGCGATACATCTTCTATTGGCTCATCTACAATCTTTTCTAGGTCTTTAGAGCTATCGCTAGCTTTAGTTGATTTCATTTTTTTATCTTAACTAAAATCTACAGTGGACCGTGACACTTCCTGTAAAATCGCCCTGCGGCCTGTCGTAGAGCTTTATTGGTTTGTTTCCGTATTTTTGCGTGAAGTCAGCAATTCTTCCTGGAGTTGCAAGCTCGCTTCCAATAGCGCTTCTAATCTGGCTGCATATCTGCCCTGCTGT contains:
- the polX gene encoding DNA polymerase/3'-5' exonuclease PolX; its protein translation is MINNEIAERLMNIADIMEFKQIQWKPRAYRAAARKIEDLKQNISDIYKEKGKKGLQDIPKIGKSLADHIAEYIENGSVRKWEKLEKESPKGAHELSKIENLGPKKVKKLMEIGVHGIEDLKKAIKNKKIRNIEGFGKRTEKELLTGIKQYEKGTERMLLDKAMRIAERIINNIKKNSDIKTIDYAGSLRRMKETVGDIDLLCITKNAKKAMDTFVSMDDVGRVISHGKTKSTVQLKEGINVDLRALSRASYGSAMLYFTGSKDHNIELRKIALNKGYKLSEYGLYRKKSNRKSAGKTENEVYTKLGLSFIPPELRENNNEIEIAEKGGIPRLVEARDIKADLQMHTKYSDGDASVKEMAEKAKKLGYKYIAITDHSKSQRIAHGMNKRQIKRQWKEIDKLGISGMEVLKGAEVDILASGKLDYPAPLLRELDIVLAAVHSRFKSPEKEMTKRITKALENKYVDIFAHPTGRIIHKRPGYKVNLDKLFKAAEENNNILEINADPARLDLSGEMLLKAKGYNIKFSIGTDSHSIQGLENMKYGVAQARRGWLRRKNVVNTKTYQQLRKLIK